Proteins found in one Candidatus Poribacteria bacterium genomic segment:
- the cobA gene encoding uroporphyrinogen-III C-methyltransferase, whose protein sequence is MNKPSTGIVYIVGAGPGDRKLITLKGVECLQRADVVIYDLLLNDSLLEHCPAHTEKIKAPDPRIRATRQDELNHLLIEHAQAGKTVVRLKGGDPYIFGRGGEEAVALTEVGIPFEVVPGITSAIAASAYAGIPVTHRDYASSVAFVTGHSAALRPDSNINWAHLATAVDTLVVYMGVAHLRQIVERLIAHGRDPQTPVSLVRVGTTPQQQVVQGTLTDIVQKVEAVQLKSPAVIVVGEVNRLRQQLRWFDTKPLFGKRILVTRARAQASDFADLLEANGAEVIQFPTIKIQPIEDVNIPAPNTYDWVIFTSVNAVEIFYERLRENGKDARAFGGSNVCAVGAKTVDALNHIGIQPDFVPSHSRGSAIASEMTDVNGKKVLLPRAKIATPDLPNSLRQKGAQVDDVPLYDTLKVASDGDKSRDEIEVALLNGSIDFVTFTSSSTVTNFLEMLPAHAPTHLLANVKVAVIGPTTQKTALSRDVRVDVVAKEASVESLVEAIVEA, encoded by the coding sequence ATGAACAAACCGAGCACAGGGATTGTTTACATCGTTGGTGCTGGTCCGGGCGATAGAAAACTCATCACGCTCAAAGGTGTGGAATGCCTTCAGCGCGCCGATGTCGTCATTTATGACCTGTTGCTAAACGACAGCCTGTTGGAACATTGCCCCGCGCACACCGAAAAAATCAAGGCACCCGATCCGAGAATCCGAGCAACACGCCAAGATGAACTCAACCATTTACTAATTGAACACGCCCAAGCCGGCAAAACCGTGGTTCGTCTCAAAGGCGGCGATCCCTATATCTTCGGACGCGGTGGTGAAGAAGCAGTGGCTCTCACCGAAGTCGGTATTCCTTTCGAGGTCGTTCCGGGTATTACATCTGCGATTGCCGCATCCGCGTATGCGGGCATTCCGGTTACACATCGCGATTATGCCTCATCGGTCGCCTTTGTCACGGGACATTCCGCCGCACTACGTCCAGATTCAAACATCAATTGGGCACACCTCGCCACAGCCGTTGATACGCTCGTTGTCTACATGGGGGTCGCACACCTCCGTCAGATTGTGGAACGGCTGATAGCACACGGTAGAGATCCGCAAACACCCGTCAGTTTAGTCCGCGTCGGAACAACACCCCAACAGCAGGTTGTCCAAGGCACACTTACCGACATTGTGCAAAAAGTGGAAGCAGTACAACTCAAAAGTCCGGCGGTTATCGTTGTCGGAGAAGTGAACCGGCTACGCCAACAACTCCGCTGGTTTGACACCAAACCCCTCTTTGGGAAGCGGATACTCGTCACACGCGCACGCGCACAGGCAAGTGATTTCGCAGACCTGTTAGAGGCAAACGGCGCAGAGGTCATCCAATTCCCGACGATAAAGATTCAACCTATCGAGGACGTGAACATACCCGCTCCTAACACATACGATTGGGTTATCTTCACGAGTGTCAACGCCGTTGAGATTTTCTATGAACGTCTACGAGAAAACGGAAAGGATGCACGCGCGTTCGGTGGGAGCAACGTCTGCGCAGTCGGCGCGAAAACGGTGGATGCCCTGAATCACATCGGAATCCAGCCCGATTTTGTTCCTTCTCATTCCCGCGGAAGTGCTATTGCCTCTGAAATGACAGACGTCAACGGAAAGAAAGTTCTCCTGCCACGTGCGAAAATTGCCACTCCCGATCTGCCCAATAGTTTGCGTCAGAAGGGTGCCCAGGTCGATGACGTCCCACTCTACGATACCCTCAAAGTGGCAAGCGATGGCGATAAAAGCCGCGACGAAATCGAAGTAGCCCTTTTGAACGGCAGTATAGACTTCGTCACGTTTACCAGTTCCTCAACGGTTACGAACTTCTTAGAGATGTTGCCGGCACATGCCCCCACGCACTTACTCGCGAATGTCAAGGTTGCCGTGATCGGGCCAACGACCCAGAAAACGGCACTATCGCGTGATGTACGGGTTGATGTGGTTGCAAAGGAGGCATCCGTCGAGAGTCTTGTAGAAGCAATTGTTGAAGCATGA